The genome window AGTCTGGTATAATAATTGACCCATTAACTTGTTAAGCCTAAATTATCTCAAAATGTTGAACCCCAAATCAGTGGTAGTACATCTATCAAACCTTTTGTAAGTTAATTCAAATCTTTGACCATTTTTCTTATCAATGTCACACCTCAAAATTTGAAAAcatcaaatttaatatttttaaacatcCAATACATAAGATGTTGTTTAACATTTACAAAAACACTAGCTCAGTTTATGGACAACCTCACAACCAAAATTTTCTTTACAATGATATCTTGTAAAACCACAAAACATGTCATATTCTTCTAtgattccactgcctcagcctaaACCTAACTAGAGTGTGATGATAGAGACAAGctaacttgaaaattttatataacaaAAAAGTAAGCTACAAAAATTCAGTAAACGACTATCATATCCATGGCATAAGAAAGGACAAATCATAtgacataaggatcaagatacaaGGTATGAGTTCAAGAGTCATATTTATCATCTAATCTGATTCATACATATTAGGAGAGCAAATAACAACATATAAGTATGTTATTTAGAATTGTGTCTAAGGAATATAGATGATGTAGTGTGATCATAACATAACATAAATCTACCCATTTCTAGATGGTCCCATAAATTCACTCGTTTCTAAATGATCATAACATATGTCTCCATGTCTATATGAAGTCATTTGTCGACATGAGCTCGTCATGGCTCCATAAACATAGCATAATTCTCatttcatttctggcaaagggatTAAATTATTTTACAAATATCAGAGTACAAATAAAGATATTCTTATGTATAAATCAAGAAAATAGAAATGTATTGGAAGCACGTGGCACAACAAAAATATACATGTGCACGTGTGAAGCAAAACCAAAGCTATAATGAACATATGTACAACTCATTCAATTATTACAAGAATCAATAACTAAGAGATAAAGGAATTTAAAGCAACAACATGAGACTCATTTGAGGGAGGATTTTGGCTTTAATCAAATTCCAGAAGGTAAAAGAAAAAATTGTGTAAGTTTGGAAACGAATCATATGGGCAGAATTGTAATATCAGTTATAATAGACATCTGGATTGACAATTATGCTCTAGATTATTCAAATAAGAGTTTTTAGCAAGGTATGTGAGTTTAGCTTCCAATAAAACAAGTTTTGTGTAAATTAGAATTGTCCACATAAACTTATAAGTAATGAAATGCATAAGGTCAGATCACTTTGTCTATGCTTAGcagaatttgaatgattaattgaAACAAGCATTTGAATGAGCATTGTCGATCCAAATCATTTAAATAAGATGTTGATAGAAAGATATAGGAGTCAACTTTCCactaaaaaaaaatttgtataaATTCAAGTTATCCACAGAAGATTATAAAGAATTTAATAGACAGGTTACATCATTTTGTCTCTACTTAGTAAAATCCAATGGATCACTTCACTAGAATAAGTGTTTAGACGGGCATTGGTGcttcaaatcattcaaataaGGTGTTAATAGAAAGATCTATGAATCTAGTTTCTAATAAAATTGTGTTTGCTCAATTTAGAGTTTTTGTACAGAATGTTATAGTTGAAATAAGGTCAAGATTCTCAAAATTCCTAGATTTTAAGTTTACAATTCAATTGAAGTTTAtactattagaaaaaaataaatctcTACTAATTGCTCATAAATAGAAAATAATCTGAGATCAAATTACTGTAAGACCAGGTAGAACACTTTCCTTAGATAGCTAATTTCCTAAAGATCTTGAATTAGACCAAATTCTCAAGTCAGAAACAAACAcattctcttcttctctttcacTTCACTCTCTTTCTCAAGTGTGCTATCGAAGGCAACCAAGGCACTAATTAAGTCTAACTTTTGGTTTCTAATCTTTAGTGCTTACCTAAATCTAAATGTTGCAAAGTGTCAAGCATGCAACAAAATAATATTAGGTGTCAAGTATGCAACAAATTAATATTAGGTGTCAGAGCAAGTATGAGGTAGCACCCTCATTTGTTTGCTAGTGCCcacttataatttttattttttccactAACTTATCATGGAAAATTTTACAAATCACTATCAGGTTCTATAATTCACAATTAGGCCTCTTGCACTAAGCtttcaatataaaattatataattaaaaaaatattaaataaattctcatattaaaataatcaagatattataaaaatttatagGTATCATAAATAATTAAGAAATGAAGGATATTACAGTGAGGGACCAATGGAACTTAGAATCAAACTTTACCATGGTGCATTAGACCCAAAACCTAATGGTCACTCTACGTTGTAGCGTGTTCTCTAGCCCAGTCCACGGGTGGCCTTTTCCATCCGAGACTCTCACCATACCCAATATTAGGTTATTTCTGATATCACTTGTCATGATTGCATAAAGGTTTTTCGAAGGGAGGTTCATGCACGAAATAATTCTCTTGGCATGCGAGTTAATTTGTACCAGGATGTGATAATAGaagtaaagaagaagaaaaccataATTAGGATATCCTAATAAGCAGAGCCGCATAGAGAATTTGATATATGTAAGATTGTGCAAAATGCAAATTAAAAGTATTCTTAGTACTAAAAGTACAATACAGTAGTAAACTACTAATAGTATGGGATTTCAGTGACCTTTCTCCAGTCTGAATTTGAAACTGTTTCCATGCTTGTTGCAGTACCTTGCATAAATAAAGATATGTACTATTCAGACCTACTACATGTGAGTTGTTTTATCAGCTGATCTAGGATGTTAATTGGTTTGGCCTTTACTTTCATGTAGTTCTTGTtctttcatattaatattatTCTCTAAATACAGAGCAATGCGACAAGGAGAAGGCACGTGTTCTTGTCCACTGTATGTTGGGCAAAAATAGGTTGGTTTAGTTCAGTTACACATTTTTATTTCATTGACACGGGTATTATATGCACAGCATCTGTTTTATTGGTTCCTTATGGCAGGTCACCAGCAATCGTAATGGCCTATTTGATGAAATGCAAAGGATGGCGATTTGCACAAAGTTTTCAATGGGTTAGAGATCGTCGACCAATGGTGGAGTTATCCCCAGGTTTTTACTCTTCTCTGTGCATCATATAAGAAATGGAGCACAAAACCGtacataagttttttttttttttccttatttcctttttttttttgggcatgCTGTGGTTTATGCTAGACAAATGGAAAGCAAACATCTTGAGGATCCATACTgtattcataagttatttttttccttttttttatttggcaTGCTGTGGTTTATGCTAGATAAACGGAAATAAAAAATCTTGAGAATCCATATTGTGTTTATGagttatattttcctttttttatttgggGCATGCTGTGGTTTATGCTAGATAAATGGAAGACAAAAATCTTGAGGATCCATACTGTATTATTGGTTCATTTTTAGCTGTTTATTGTTGTCTCCCTCGTTTATTGTATCTTTCAGCTGTCCAGCAGCAGTTGCTGGATTATGAACAAAAGATTTTTGGATCTGGTGAAACCACAGCCATGCAACCAGTACTTCCGCCGGAATCACTTCCATCGTTTGGGTTTGGATTGCCAGTCAATACATCTCCAGCCCCTGTGTTCAATCAACCAACTACGGCATCCGTCTTCGATCGGTCGGTTCCGAGCACGGGAAGTGAGTTTGTATTTGGTGCAGGCAGAAACATAGAGCAAAGAGTGATGGAAAACAATGCTTTTGTGGTTGTGCCTCCTACTGGGGGTGAAGCCCCCATGGACAGTTCATGAAGAACTGCTTGGGTGAAAGCAGCTGGACCGGAGATCCTCTTTGTACCCAAAAGATGGGTGATGTGAATAGATTGTCATTCAGGTTTGGAATCACAAAGTGCTCTGGGAGAAATGAGCCTATGTTGAAACtacttttttgttttcttcttttactttttttttttttttttttgttgggtgTGTTGGACGGTAACACTTTATGAATGaattaataattttattgttCATGAGATGTCTACCACATAAGAGGATTGGTTGGTTTAACCGGCTTTATGTTTTCCTTACTGTTTGATCATCTTGTGTTTGTGTTTTAATTTCCTTCTTTCACTTTGATTTTCAACATATTGCTGCCCTTGGCAATAACAATAAAAAAGCTATAACATTTGATTATTTTGAGGATGATTATACTTGAATGAATCTTTTATATAACCCTGAATTGAATTTTGATTCGGGTTTGGGACCCATATTGCTGACGTTATTGTATTGATGCCTTTGGACAAAACTGGTAACTCTTAAATGAAGTGGATATTGTGTTGttgtcttttctctctctctctctctctctctctctctctctctctctctaaatgaaGTGATGAAATCCATCTCCAATTTGTAGTGCAATGTTAATTGAACATTATATTTGTGTCAATTACTTGGAAGAAAATTGATCTTCTATTTTATAAACTTGTTTTGcgtttcattttaatttttctaaACATGTAACATTACCCAACCAACTGCAAAATATGAACAGTAGTACAAAGGAACACCAAACCTGTGGCTGTTTGGTAATTTAGATCCATATAGACGTCGAATATTGGTAACATAATACCTTCCCTCTCAGCAGCTCATACGGCCTACTTGGGTGCTGCTGCAACTAGTTGTTATGATGAGCAATAATTGgccatagccttcttattcagATGGTTAacggagatgaattcctcaagaatttcctttttttttcttttcttttttttgttgttgggGATAATAGATAGTAAGAGGCTGTGTaagacatttaaaaaaaaaaaagagtggtgGAAGACTGTTTTTTGTTCTCATCTTTACACATATTTTAAAAGCTACATCAGAAGGAAGTCTTCGTGTCGACGATTGACCAGCCAAATCTTgttcgattttttatttttatcatccaCCTATggtatggtggtggtggtggtggtggtagtagTACTACTTCCGTTCTCTATCTCTGAAGTTTCCGAGATAGCATCATCGGATGCGATGTTCGATATGAAGCTTGCAGTCAAGCTTCCATCTTCCCAATCGGATGGAGCTTTCTCCGAGGTGGTATCGTCTATCGATATCTCGGACGCAGCTCTATGTAAGGAAGAATCATCTACACATGATTCGCATCGATCCGGTTCCTCTGATGGCTGTTGCAAGCTCCAATACATGATGCTGGCCGTGAGAACGAGGATCATCTTTTGATTCACCTGGGGAAATGGCAGAAACTCACGTACTTAAATTAGCTTGATTTCTTCCTCCGAAAATTAATAATCGTTGTTATGATCGtacataaataataaataatggaGCTTTACCTCCATGATGTCCTCAGGCAGTAGAAAGATGGAGCACCCAAGCTTTCTCGCCACGCTAATAATATATATAGCATTCAACCGCTTCTCATCATCTGCATTCCaacgtataaataaataaataaattatatatacctCGAGGAAGGAAGCCACCACAGAATTTAATCGAAAGCAAACGAACAAAAGAGTAATCTTATCTGCCACTTTTGATTATGAGctccaagtaaaaaaaaaaaaaaataaagacaaaaTACTAATAGCGAGTAAAAGTAGAAGTTGGATTCAAACAATCCACACTGGGGTTTGAAATTGAACGAACGTACCACTTTCGCCCTTGGTAACGAGGTTCCAATTGACGACCCTCGGCTCCACAGAAGATAAGAGTTCCAGGAAAAATATGCCGTTCGATAGGTTCTTATCCTGAGAGAGGAGATCAAAATTAGGAGGAGGATACATTAATTTAATATTCTCATCTCAGGATTAGAAAACACAAAATGTTTTTTTTACCTTGAAACTCTCGATCCGGGAAACTCTTCCTGCGCTTTTCACTTTGTTGTTAGCCCATTTCAGGATGTCAACATCTGTGATTTCCTTTCCTCGAGAGTGGTGATATCTCAGGTTCTTCAGGAGTTGCAATAGATTAAATCTCATCAATTGCCACAAATAAGCTGTGATGCAAAAAAAGAACAAATGCACGAGTATCAAGAATGAATGAAAAAGTAATCGAGTGTGGAGTCGAGAAGGAATAAAATCATACCGAGAATTAGCTTTTTATTTCCTTGAACAAAATCATTGCCCGCAACATTAACAAGAGAGAACTTCAATTGTTGTCCGATCTCTATTATTTGATTGCAATTTTCTACTTTTCTAAACGGCATCTTGATGGGAGGCTTCGTCGCCTGCTTCCAATTAACTGAGCCTGGAGACAActtatcaagaacttccaaaagaaGCCACCTGCAGaagaatcaaataaataataataagaataagaataagaataataataagaataataataaataaataaataaataaataaataaataaataaattggcTTTACCCATTTCTAACATCTTCGAAAACATTGTTAACGTATGTAGTAATTCCAAGACTATTGATCCACAGCCGGAAAGCTCTTTCTTCCCTGGACACCAGCACATCATCAGGCATCATCTCCGCAAATGAGATTTTTCTGCAGTCTGTGGACAGACCATTCCTACAAAAAGCAATACCACAGAATCAGAATCAGTATGTAGTGCTGCTACAAAAGCACTACCACATAGCATGTCCAGAAGAAGCAGATGGTGGAGATTTTCTTGAAggaacaaataaaatattaagttggaataaatgaaaaagtcagtcagtcagtcagtcagtcagtcagtcagtcacgctggaaattgagaaaaaaaaatatataaattttgtacCTCTCATGAAATATCTGTGCGATAAATCCAAGATTGAGATTTGCAGAGCCTTCTACGATGTCTTTCGACGTCACAAATCTTTTGCAATTGATTTTCTCCGCATGATCAAGCACCATTTTAGCCCTTTCGGTTGGATCCTTGGCGTCTAGTGCTGCAGGGTTACAGTGCTCAGGTGCAAGAACATTCAGCAGATATGCATAAGCCTCTCCAtcctgtatgtatgtatacatatatgtaattgTATGTAATGGTGTTCAGCAAGCAACACGATgcaaacaaaaagaatggaatttTCATGAACCAAGGCATCATCATACATACTAACTAGGCAAATATGAATTCAGAATTACTTTTTGTCCTGCTACTGCCTACTATACTATATTTCTTACCTTCAAATCAGAAGAGAAGTTTGTCACCGTCTTCTTGTAGCCTGCCCTCTTGAGGTGAAAATTCATCCACTTCAGTAACATTTTTTCTGGTGACAGACCCATAAGTTCCTCCGCATCCTGTAATCAGACCGAAATATGCTGGCATAATAGTCGAAATATGCTAGCAAACAAAGCAAGTGCAGCATAGCATCGCTGAGAGAATCGAGTGATCTTGGAACCTGGCTGTCGTCTATCAGCTCCACGAGTTGAGGTGTCTTCTTCAGGTTGAGATCTGCCAACAGTTGTATCTGACAAGAGAATGAGAATGGCCAAGCAGTGAACCGAATTCACAGAAAAATAAAGGTGTTGAATGGACcaaatatatatctatctatctatctacataCACTATGAAAAATAATACCTTTATAATTTGAGATATCAAACCAAGCACCAGGTGAGGCTGCATCAGAAAACGAGCATGTCAGAAGACACACACTTCGACTTTACTCTCGAGACCAGATGAACGATAAACAAGCTATCGATCCAACCAAGTTTCTTTTCCCtagtgtttgtttgtttgtttataaACGAGAAAGAAAAAAAGCAGTAGATTGGTTTCCTAAAAATTCAAAGCCCCTGGGAATAAAAttaataggttttttttttttttttttttttttgtgattgctCTAACATCTGCATTACTCGTAGGTTTGTGAGTTCTGATGATTTGACGATGACTGGTCTCATCATATCATTATTCCATAATAGCTGTTGTTACTATTTGGTCGATGAGAAAGAAACGTATGCATCTACAAATTAAAAGAACGAACGTCAAAAGATAAATAATATTAGGTCTAAGAATCTCCGGTAAGCACACAAGTAAGTGGAAGGGACATACCCTCCCTTCCACCAGATCCTGCGTTCCGATGTTAACGACCGTGCATCCGATCGCTTTTGCAGAGTTGAGGCACAGAGTGTGGTTCTCATTTCTCTCCCATGGGTTCAGCACCCGCTTTGTGTTGATCGCCCTCTCATCTATTGTTCCCGGCACCGCAACATTGATCATTTTACTGATGCGTGTCAAAGCAAAATGCATCAACTAATGCATTGATCATTCCACGATGAAGGATCACATATCAGATACGAGAAGATTACCAAAGAAGGACTCCATCCTTGGCCAAGTTGAACAGGTCATCTGAAGCCGGATCCAGCGGGAGGTAGTTCTTCAAGAATGGGTCATCTCCAAGGTAGCCATTTATGTGCGCTACGAAGAAACCTTGCTCGGATTCGCCTATGGTGTGAAGAAGTGTGGTCGTGGTGGCTTTCAAGAACGAAGAGGAATTCTTCACGCTCCCACGCTTGTTTGCCGCCTCTGCTTGCGAATCCAAATACGCCTGCCCAATTCAGGAATTCTACACTCGATCAAACATACGTCAGACCGAGATGCAAGAACCGCTGCAGACGATGACGAGTACCCGTAAGTAAGCCTCGAAGTCCATCTCATGGTTGTCATCGGGATAAGATGCGTTCAAGATTGCAGAGATCTCTTCCTCCGTGAGCACCTCATGGAGACCCTTCAGTTTGACCATGACCGCCGGCAAATTCCCGACCGTCACATGTCCCGAATCCCCCTTCGCGGAGAGGTACTAGCCAAGGCCACATCCATGATCAGGCGAACTCGTCGCTAAGAAGCGGCGTCTTAGAacaacgaggaagaagaagaagaagaagaagaagaagaagaagaagaagaagaagaacagaggGGGTTTCGGCTGCTTACATTGGATTT of Musa acuminata AAA Group cultivar baxijiao chromosome BXJ1-7, Cavendish_Baxijiao_AAA, whole genome shotgun sequence contains these proteins:
- the LOC135678993 gene encoding protein-tyrosine-phosphatase IBR5-like — its product is MRKRERENPCDVCGHYHKYEEGEVCGVCGHRVPAAFERPIQPASAFPSEILTDFLYLGSYDNASRGEILKTLRITHILNTVPACQNLYKNSFTYHCLQDDKVLQFDDAIQFLEQCDKEKARVLVHCMLGKNRSPAIVMAYLMKCKGWRFAQSFQWVRDRRPMVELSPAVQQQLLDYEQKIFGSGETTAMQPVLPPESLPSFGFGLPVNTSPAPVFNQPTTASVFDRSVPSTGSEFVFGAGRNIEQRVMENNAFVVVPPTGGEAPMDSS
- the LOC135679966 gene encoding fimbrin-1-like isoform X1, which produces MSGFVGVLVSDPWLQSQFTQVELRGLKSNYLSAKGDSGHVTVGNLPAVMVKLKGLHEVLTEEEISAILNASYPDDNHEMDFEAYLRAYLDSQAEAANKRGSVKNSSSFLKATTTTLLHTIGESEQGFFVAHINGYLGDDPFLKNYLPLDPASDDLFNLAKDGVLLCKMINVAVPGTIDERAINTKRVLNPWERNENHTLCLNSAKAIGCTVVNIGTQDLVEGRPHLVLGLISQIIKIQLLADLNLKKTPQLVELIDDSQDAEELMGLSPEKMLLKWMNFHLKRAGYKKTVTNFSSDLKDGEAYAYLLNVLAPEHCNPAALDAKDPTERAKMVLDHAEKINCKRFVTSKDIVEGSANLNLGFIAQIFHERNGLSTDCRKISFAEMMPDDVLVSREERAFRLWINSLGITTYVNNVFEDVRNGWLLLEVLDKLSPGSVNWKQATKPPIKMPFRKVENCNQIIEIGQQLKFSLVNVAGNDFVQGNKKLILAYLWQLMRFNLLQLLKNLRYHHSRGKEITDVDILKWANNKVKSAGRVSRIESFKDKNLSNGIFFLELLSSVEPRVVNWNLVTKGESDDEKRLNAIYIISVARKLGCSIFLLPEDIMEVNQKMILVLTASIMYWSLQQPSEEPDRCESCVDDSSLHRAASEISIDDTTSEKAPSDWEDGSLTASFISNIASDDAISETSEIENGSSTTTTTTTTTIP
- the LOC135679966 gene encoding fimbrin-1-like isoform X2, which encodes MVKLKGLHEVLTEEEISAILNASYPDDNHEMDFEAYLRAYLDSQAEAANKRGSVKNSSSFLKATTTTLLHTIGESEQGFFVAHINGYLGDDPFLKNYLPLDPASDDLFNLAKDGVLLCKMINVAVPGTIDERAINTKRVLNPWERNENHTLCLNSAKAIGCTVVNIGTQDLVEGRPHLVLGLISQIIKIQLLADLNLKKTPQLVELIDDSQDAEELMGLSPEKMLLKWMNFHLKRAGYKKTVTNFSSDLKDGEAYAYLLNVLAPEHCNPAALDAKDPTERAKMVLDHAEKINCKRFVTSKDIVEGSANLNLGFIAQIFHERNGLSTDCRKISFAEMMPDDVLVSREERAFRLWINSLGITTYVNNVFEDVRNGWLLLEVLDKLSPGSVNWKQATKPPIKMPFRKVENCNQIIEIGQQLKFSLVNVAGNDFVQGNKKLILAYLWQLMRFNLLQLLKNLRYHHSRGKEITDVDILKWANNKVKSAGRVSRIESFKDKNLSNGIFFLELLSSVEPRVVNWNLVTKGESDDEKRLNAIYIISVARKLGCSIFLLPEDIMEVNQKMILVLTASIMYWSLQQPSEEPDRCESCVDDSSLHRAASEISIDDTTSEKAPSDWEDGSLTASFISNIASDDAISETSEIENGSSTTTTTTTTTIP